One window from the genome of Deinococcus sp. NW-56 encodes:
- a CDS encoding adenylate/guanylate cyclase domain-containing protein, which yields MTPLLLPLPAVPPVPEAACLVMADLVGSTHIAHALPLSTYAALMAEFVQVLILSFEVHGGQVLQHQGDAVLALWPAGAAGQALRAALEVHDRAAGLGLARSLGQALQVRAGLAAGEVVTGMVGGQLSAYGLPVNYARRLCDAADPGETLLCAAAAREVGTALALAPRALPPLRGFGPDSRAYRVLAPAGPGVVPMKTG from the coding sequence ATGACGCCCCTGCTGCTGCCGCTGCCCGCCGTGCCTCCCGTGCCCGAGGCCGCGTGCCTGGTGATGGCCGACCTCGTGGGCAGCACGCACATCGCGCACGCGCTGCCCCTGAGCACCTACGCCGCGCTGATGGCCGAGTTCGTGCAGGTGCTGATCCTGAGCTTCGAGGTCCACGGCGGGCAGGTGTTGCAGCACCAAGGGGACGCGGTGCTGGCCCTCTGGCCCGCTGGGGCGGCCGGGCAGGCCCTGCGGGCGGCGCTCGAAGTCCACGACCGCGCCGCCGGGCTGGGGCTGGCCCGGTCGCTGGGGCAGGCGTTGCAGGTGCGGGCGGGCCTCGCGGCGGGCGAGGTGGTGACCGGTATGGTGGGCGGCCAGCTCAGCGCCTACGGGCTGCCCGTCAACTACGCCCGGCGTCTGTGCGACGCCGCCGACCCCGGCGAGACGCTGCTGTGCGCGGCAGCGGCGCGGGAGGTGGGCACGGCGCTGGCGCTCGCGCCCCGTGCCCTGCCGCCGCTGCGGGGCTTCGGCCCAGACAGCCGGGCCTACCGGGTTCTTGCCCCGGCCGGGCCGGGCGTGGTCCCGATGAAAACTGGTTAA
- a CDS encoding M3 family oligoendopeptidase — MTTTLNAVERVLTVSDEATRWETYAGRFEALLAADLTAESVPGWLAEWSALEAELGQAGSKLGTHADLHTDDEATQARYARFLEEVSPQAQRTGQALIEKLLAVPGYQPAPDFALTYRRMQDAAALFREANVDLGVTHEAQMNRHGVITGNQTVTLNGETLTVPQAKQRLDHPERQNREDAWWALSVSAGEVAPQLDALMLELLPTRRQLAANADLPSFRDYMWKRLDRVDYTPEDCRAFHEAVRDEVVPLAAEIVGDIATRLGLDSVRPWDYNRNNLLDPEGRESLKPFTTGAELETLAQTAFDGLDAELAGRFGQMRTGGLLDLESRPGKMTHAYCQYFPVENQPFVLMNVVGTAEDVRVLFHEVGHAFHGFLSGAAQPLVWNRWSPIEFVEIPSMAMEFLTLDHLGHVFSPEDLARYREKQLQGVVAFLPWAAQMDAFQHWLYAEAGEGVTIADLDAKWLELDKTFHPFVNWEGLDEGLRAKGWQYYHIFRAPFYYIEYAMCYLAAVGIWRQARQDPAGALERYKASLRLGNTVPVPELYRAAGVEFRFGREHIRGLMGFLRERLAAGN; from the coding sequence ATGACCACAACCCTGAACGCGGTCGAGCGTGTGCTCACCGTCTCCGACGAGGCGACCCGCTGGGAGACCTACGCCGGGCGCTTCGAGGCCCTGCTCGCCGCCGACCTCACCGCCGAATCGGTGCCCGGCTGGTTGGCCGAGTGGAGTGCGCTGGAGGCCGAGCTGGGGCAGGCAGGCAGCAAGCTCGGTACCCACGCCGACCTCCACACCGATGACGAGGCGACCCAGGCCCGCTATGCCCGCTTTCTGGAGGAAGTCTCCCCGCAGGCGCAGCGCACCGGGCAGGCCCTGATCGAGAAGCTGCTCGCCGTGCCCGGCTACCAGCCCGCCCCCGACTTCGCCCTGACCTACCGCCGAATGCAGGACGCCGCCGCCCTCTTCCGCGAGGCGAACGTGGACCTCGGCGTGACGCACGAGGCGCAGATGAACCGCCACGGGGTCATCACCGGAAATCAGACGGTCACCCTGAACGGCGAAACGCTGACCGTCCCGCAGGCCAAGCAGCGCCTCGACCACCCGGAGCGCCAGAACCGCGAGGACGCGTGGTGGGCGCTGTCGGTCAGCGCGGGTGAGGTCGCCCCCCAGCTTGACGCCCTGATGCTGGAACTGCTCCCCACCCGCCGACAGCTCGCCGCGAACGCCGACCTGCCCTCCTTCCGTGACTACATGTGGAAGCGGCTGGACCGGGTGGACTACACGCCCGAAGACTGCCGCGCCTTCCACGAGGCGGTGCGCGACGAGGTGGTGCCTCTCGCCGCCGAGATCGTCGGGGACATCGCCACCCGGCTGGGGCTGGACTCGGTGCGCCCCTGGGACTACAACCGCAACAACCTCCTTGATCCGGAAGGCCGCGAGTCGCTGAAGCCCTTCACGACGGGGGCCGAGCTGGAAACGCTCGCGCAGACGGCCTTCGACGGCCTGGACGCCGAACTCGCCGGACGCTTCGGGCAGATGCGGACGGGAGGCCTGCTCGACCTCGAGTCGCGGCCCGGCAAGATGACGCACGCCTACTGCCAGTACTTCCCGGTGGAGAACCAGCCCTTCGTGCTGATGAACGTGGTGGGCACCGCCGAGGACGTGCGGGTGCTGTTCCACGAGGTCGGGCACGCCTTTCACGGCTTCCTGAGCGGGGCCGCACAGCCGCTGGTGTGGAACCGCTGGAGTCCCATCGAGTTCGTGGAGATTCCCTCCATGGCGATGGAGTTCCTGACGCTGGACCACCTCGGGCATGTGTTCTCGCCCGAGGACCTCGCCCGCTACCGCGAGAAGCAGTTGCAGGGCGTGGTCGCCTTCCTGCCCTGGGCCGCGCAGATGGACGCCTTCCAGCACTGGCTCTACGCCGAGGCGGGCGAGGGCGTGACGATCGCCGACCTCGACGCCAAGTGGCTGGAGCTGGACAAGACCTTCCACCCGTTCGTGAACTGGGAGGGGCTGGACGAGGGCCTGCGGGCCAAGGGCTGGCAGTACTACCACATCTTCCGGGCGCCCTTCTACTACATCGAGTACGCGATGTGTTACCTCGCGGCGGTGGGCATCTGGCGGCAGGCGCGGCAGGACCCGGCCGGGGCGCTGGAGCGGTACAAGGCCAGCCTGCGCCTGGGGAACACCGTGCCCGTGCCCGAGCTGTACCGCGCCGCCGGGGTCGAGTTCCGCTTTGGCCGTGAGCATATCCGGGGGCTGATGGGCTTCCTGCGGGAGCGGCTGGCCGCCGGGAACTGA
- a CDS encoding GNAT family N-acetyltransferase: MSLSVTPASGEELRAALPDLARLRTEVFRDFPYLYDGNPEYEERYLQTYLEAPGALALLVRDGTEVVGASTALPLVAETGEIQRPFLGAEFDPGEVLYLGESVLRSGYRGRGLGHRFFDEREAHARRLGLPVTAFCAVQRPADHPARPADYRPLNTFWQARGYVERPDLETTLSWPDVGETRDTPKPMRFWVKRLD, translated from the coding sequence TTGAGCCTCAGCGTCACCCCGGCGAGCGGCGAGGAGCTGCGGGCGGCCCTGCCCGACCTCGCCCGGCTGCGGACCGAAGTGTTCCGCGACTTCCCGTACCTGTACGACGGAAATCCTGAGTACGAGGAGCGGTACCTCCAGACCTATCTGGAGGCGCCCGGAGCCCTCGCCCTGCTGGTGCGCGACGGGACCGAGGTGGTGGGGGCCAGCACCGCCCTCCCCCTCGTCGCGGAGACCGGGGAGATTCAGCGTCCCTTCCTGGGGGCCGAGTTCGACCCTGGCGAGGTGCTATATCTCGGGGAGAGCGTGCTGCGTTCCGGGTACCGGGGGCGCGGGCTGGGGCACCGCTTCTTCGACGAGCGGGAGGCCCACGCCCGGCGGCTGGGGCTGCCCGTCACCGCCTTTTGCGCGGTGCAGCGCCCGGCGGACCACCCGGCCCGGCCCGCCGATTACCGCCCGCTGAACACCTTCTGGCAGGCGCGGGGGTACGTGGAGCGCCCCGACCTCGAAACCACGCTGAGCTGGCCCGACGTGGGCGAGACGCGGGACACGCCCAAGCCCATGCGCTTCTGGGTCAAGCGGCTGGACTGA
- a CDS encoding response regulator transcription factor, with protein sequence MERKPLVLVIEDEKDIARFIELELAAEGYATEVAFDGVTGLSKFREVNPDLVILDLMLPVLDGLEVARRIRKTSNTPIIILTAKDGIQDKVEGLDSGADDYLIKPFSIEELLARVRAHLRRVNPAVTGEVRVADLVMNLDGREIFRGGRRVELSAKEFELLELLARNPGKVFSRFEIEEKVWPEYTGGSNVVDVYIGYLRRKLEEGGERRLIHTVRGVGYVLREE encoded by the coding sequence ATGGAACGCAAACCCCTGGTCCTCGTCATCGAGGATGAAAAAGATATCGCCCGCTTCATCGAACTGGAGCTGGCCGCCGAGGGGTATGCCACCGAGGTGGCCTTTGACGGCGTGACCGGCCTGAGCAAATTTCGCGAGGTCAATCCCGACCTCGTCATCCTCGACCTGATGCTGCCGGTTCTCGACGGGCTGGAAGTCGCCCGGCGCATCCGCAAGACGAGCAACACGCCCATCATCATCCTGACGGCGAAAGATGGCATTCAGGACAAGGTCGAGGGACTGGATTCGGGCGCCGACGACTACCTCATCAAGCCCTTTTCCATCGAGGAACTGCTCGCCCGCGTCCGCGCCCACCTGCGCCGGGTGAACCCCGCCGTCACGGGAGAGGTGAGGGTGGCCGACCTCGTGATGAATCTCGACGGGCGCGAGATTTTCCGGGGCGGGCGGCGGGTGGAACTCTCGGCCAAGGAATTCGAGCTGCTCGAACTGCTCGCCCGCAATCCCGGCAAGGTCTTCTCGCGCTTCGAGATCGAGGAGAAGGTCTGGCCCGAGTACACCGGGGGCAGCAACGTGGTCGACGTGTATATCGGCTACCTGCGCCGCAAGCTCGAGGAAGGCGGCGAGCGGCGCCTGATTCACACCGTGCGCGGGGTGGGCTACGTGCTGCGCGAGGAGTAG
- a CDS encoding NAD(P)/FAD-dependent oxidoreductase yields MPDYDVLVMGAGHNALVTAAYAARAGLKVGVFERRHLVGGAVSTEELVPGYRFDYGGSAHILIRMTPVVRELELTRHGLHYLEVDPMFHASDGETPWFVYRDPERTARELEALFPGQGEAYRRFLTDWTPFARSVADLFNSAPGPLEMGKMVMGSGRGREMQTQLSRILRPYGDVAREYFSEERVRAPLTWMAAQSGPPPSDPLSAPFLLWHPLYHEGGVARPKGGSGGLTRALRRAIEDYGGEVHVNAPVRRILVQGGKAQGVELENGERYTARAVVSGAHVLTTAGALPDEHVPEAARRVRVGNGFGMILRLALSEKVRYRQHTEPESRVGLGLLIKDERQLAKAYGEYLAGEPTTDPPLIAMSFSAVDDSLAPPGGEVLWLWAQYYPYELASGSWETRTAEARENILRAFEHYAPGTRDTIVGELVQTPQWLETNLGLHRGNVMHLEMSFDQMFAFRPWMAASQYRWPGLKGLYLTGASTHPGGGIMGASGRNAARVLLRDLTQRGWK; encoded by the coding sequence ATGCCGGACTACGACGTACTCGTGATGGGGGCGGGCCACAACGCCCTGGTGACGGCGGCCTACGCGGCGCGGGCGGGCCTGAAGGTGGGCGTCTTCGAGCGCCGCCACCTCGTCGGCGGGGCCGTCAGCACCGAGGAACTGGTGCCCGGCTACCGCTTCGACTACGGCGGCAGCGCCCACATCCTGATCCGGATGACCCCCGTCGTGCGCGAGCTGGAACTGACCCGCCACGGCCTGCACTACCTGGAAGTGGACCCCATGTTCCACGCCTCCGACGGCGAGACGCCGTGGTTCGTCTACCGCGACCCAGAGCGCACCGCGCGGGAGCTGGAGGCCCTCTTTCCCGGTCAGGGCGAGGCGTACCGCCGCTTCCTTACCGACTGGACGCCCTTCGCCCGCTCGGTGGCCGACCTGTTCAACTCGGCGCCGGGACCGCTGGAGATGGGCAAGATGGTGATGGGCAGCGGGCGGGGCCGCGAGATGCAGACCCAGCTCTCCCGCATCCTGCGGCCTTACGGGGACGTGGCGCGGGAATACTTCTCGGAGGAGCGGGTGCGGGCGCCCCTGACGTGGATGGCGGCGCAGAGCGGGCCGCCACCGTCGGACCCGCTGAGTGCGCCCTTCCTGCTGTGGCACCCCCTCTACCACGAGGGCGGGGTCGCGCGGCCCAAGGGCGGCTCCGGCGGCCTGACGCGGGCGCTGCGGCGGGCCATCGAGGACTACGGCGGCGAGGTCCACGTCAATGCCCCGGTGCGGCGGATTCTGGTGCAGGGTGGGAAGGCACAGGGCGTGGAGCTGGAGAACGGTGAGCGCTACACCGCCCGCGCGGTCGTGTCCGGCGCCCACGTGCTGACGACGGCGGGGGCGCTGCCCGACGAGCACGTCCCCGAGGCGGCGCGGCGGGTGCGGGTGGGCAACGGCTTCGGCATGATCCTGCGACTGGCGCTGAGCGAGAAGGTGCGCTACCGCCAGCACACCGAGCCGGAGTCGCGGGTGGGGCTGGGGCTGCTGATCAAGGACGAGCGGCAACTGGCGAAGGCGTACGGGGAGTATCTGGCGGGCGAACCGACCACCGATCCGCCCCTGATCGCCATGAGCTTTTCGGCGGTGGACGACAGCCTCGCGCCTCCCGGCGGCGAGGTGCTGTGGCTGTGGGCGCAGTATTACCCCTATGAGCTGGCGTCAGGGAGTTGGGAAACGCGCACGGCAGAAGCGCGGGAGAACATCCTGCGGGCCTTTGAGCACTACGCGCCGGGCACGCGCGACACCATCGTGGGCGAACTCGTGCAGACGCCGCAGTGGTTGGAGACCAACCTGGGCCTGCACCGGGGCAACGTGATGCACCTGGAGATGAGCTTTGACCAGATGTTCGCCTTCCGGCCCTGGATGGCCGCGAGCCAGTACCGCTGGCCAGGGCTGAAGGGCCTGTACCTGACGGGCGCGAGCACCCATCCCGGTGGTGGGATCATGGGCGCGTCGGGGCGGAATGCGGCGCGGGTGCTGCTGCGCGACCTGACCCAGCGGGGGTGGAAGTGA
- a CDS encoding bifunctional phosphopantothenoylcysteine decarboxylase/phosphopantothenate synthase — translation MNVPAPSDPTPPAPPLVLVIVGGSIAAVKAPSVLRRLRERGATARVIATDAALAFVTDLSLATAAAHEVATDATWFSPRPDAQHLTLARADAVVVVGASADLLARAAGGHASDLASATLLSVRSPVLWVPAMNEKMWTHPAVQANAETLRGWGHRFLGPEVGAFGTAGEGSGLGRMAEPEEIAGAVLALLGAGESSGESRRREVEASRGAGLSSTSRPFDPSTSPQDLAGLHVVVSAGPTREYLDPVRFISNPSSGKMGFAVAEEARDRGARVTLVTGPVSLPDPPGMTVQRIETALELRDAVKAAAQDAHIVVMTAAVADYRAAEAATEKQAKVAGDVTMTLTPNPDILAELGREKGERVLVGFAMETHAGVERAAAKAGRKNADFILLNYPTREGTAFGGDDNEVTLVRPDGSHEAWPRLSKREVARRLLDEARQVRGAAR, via the coding sequence GTGAACGTGCCCGCCCCGTCCGACCCGACGCCGCCTGCTCCCCCTCTTGTCCTCGTGATCGTCGGGGGCAGCATCGCCGCCGTGAAGGCTCCCTCGGTGCTGCGGCGGCTGCGCGAGCGCGGGGCTACAGCGCGGGTCATCGCCACGGACGCTGCCCTCGCTTTCGTGACCGACCTCAGCCTCGCCACCGCCGCCGCGCACGAGGTCGCCACCGACGCAACGTGGTTCTCGCCGCGCCCGGACGCGCAGCACCTCACCCTGGCGCGGGCAGACGCGGTCGTCGTGGTGGGCGCCTCCGCCGACCTGCTCGCGCGGGCGGCGGGGGGGCACGCCTCCGACCTCGCCTCGGCCACGCTGCTGAGCGTCCGCTCGCCCGTGCTGTGGGTGCCCGCCATGAACGAGAAGATGTGGACCCACCCGGCGGTGCAGGCCAACGCGGAGACGCTGCGCGGCTGGGGCCACCGTTTCCTGGGGCCGGAGGTGGGGGCGTTCGGAACAGCGGGGGAGGGGTCGGGCCTGGGGCGCATGGCCGAGCCGGAGGAGATTGCGGGGGCGGTGCTGGCGCTGCTGGGCGCGGGCGAGTCGAGTGGAGAGTCGAGGCGTCGAGAAGTCGAGGCGTCGAGGGGAGCGGGTCTTTCCTCGACCTCTCGACCCTTCGACCCTTCGACCTCCCCGCAAGACCTCGCGGGCCTCCACGTCGTCGTCTCCGCCGGGCCAACCCGCGAGTACCTCGACCCGGTGCGCTTTATCAGCAACCCGTCGAGCGGCAAGATGGGCTTCGCGGTGGCCGAGGAGGCACGGGACCGCGGCGCTCGCGTGACGCTGGTGACCGGCCCGGTGTCCCTCCCCGACCCGCCCGGCATGACGGTGCAGCGCATCGAGACGGCGCTGGAATTGCGGGATGCGGTGAAGGCCGCCGCGCAGGACGCGCACATCGTCGTGATGACCGCGGCGGTGGCCGACTACCGCGCCGCCGAGGCCGCGACCGAGAAGCAGGCGAAGGTGGCGGGTGACGTGACGATGACCCTCACCCCCAATCCCGACATCCTCGCGGAGCTGGGGCGCGAGAAGGGCGAACGCGTGCTGGTCGGCTTCGCGATGGAGACGCACGCGGGGGTGGAACGGGCCGCCGCCAAAGCGGGGCGCAAGAATGCCGACTTCATCCTGCTCAACTACCCCACGCGGGAGGGCACAGCTTTCGGCGGCGACGACAATGAGGTCACCTTGGTGCGCCCGGACGGCTCACATGAAGCCTGGCCGCGCCTGAGCAAACGCGAGGTGGCCCGGCGGTTGCTGGACGAGGCGCGGCAGGTGCGTGGCGCGGCCCGCTGA
- the argR gene encoding arginine repressor, whose protein sequence is MLSKDQRQKRIQDIVARESVSTQAELVERLRAEGIQVTQATVSRDINELRLVRVPVGKGRHRYALAQMAGHQGVEEELGRLFQNFVKDVDRGENILVIRTADGHATGVALLLDRLRRDDIVGTIAGEDTIFLVARTTPEGEELMEELHALMLG, encoded by the coding sequence GTGCTCAGCAAGGATCAGCGCCAGAAGCGCATTCAGGACATCGTCGCCCGCGAGAGCGTCTCCACCCAGGCCGAACTTGTTGAGCGTCTGCGTGCGGAGGGCATTCAGGTCACCCAGGCGACCGTCAGCCGCGACATCAACGAGCTGCGGCTCGTGCGCGTGCCCGTCGGCAAGGGCCGCCACCGCTACGCCCTCGCGCAGATGGCGGGGCATCAGGGGGTGGAAGAGGAACTCGGGCGCCTCTTCCAGAACTTCGTCAAGGACGTGGACCGGGGCGAGAACATCCTGGTCATCCGCACCGCCGACGGCCACGCGACCGGGGTGGCGCTGCTGCTCGACCGCCTGCGCCGCGACGACATCGTGGGCACCATCGCGGGCGAGGACACCATCTTTCTCGTCGCCCGCACCACTCCCGAGGGCGAGGAACTGATGGAGGAGCTGCACGCGCTGATGCTGGGGTAA
- a CDS encoding cell wall metabolism sensor histidine kinase WalK encodes MSLRWRLTVFYSGLVALVLAAVSVSVFFTIRGSLMGNLERELGNSYLLLRDVVPGLNLKDPLNSQERDAAGILPRAVYLFPDDAIQVEELPFYDLTSLLEDFGEARDPQARRQVLEFVRGQADSRRQTIRMSPDNPVRLSDEELARLIGSPDGRILVEREVRDPYTEIRRLHRFLVVLGPLQLDPGAPPNLAIAYVGQPLDPALRTLAQLQRGVLALSLLGLIAAAAGAYVLAGRALRPLRQVRQAAEGIGGQNLDERVPVPPTGDEVQALAQALNAMLGRLQASFEAQRRFTSDASHELRTPVTAISGHAGYLLRRTNPTGQQRESLNIIRSESERLTNLIASLLQLARSDSGALPLTRQPILSTLFLGEVARELAPLAQAQGTELRATGEDVPFEGDPDRLKQVLINLVGNALKAGATTVTLISAPQEEGREVRLSVQDDGPGIPPEHLSRLFDRFYRVEDSRSRDAGGAGLGLSIAKGIVDAHGGRIWLESEVGKGTVAHVQLPVGDVPELEDGDVP; translated from the coding sequence GTGAGCCTGCGCTGGCGGCTGACTGTCTTTTACAGCGGGCTGGTCGCGCTGGTGCTCGCGGCGGTGTCGGTATCCGTCTTCTTCACCATCCGGGGCAGCCTGATGGGCAACCTGGAACGCGAACTCGGCAACTCCTACCTGCTGCTGCGCGACGTGGTGCCGGGCCTCAACCTCAAAGACCCCCTGAACTCGCAGGAGCGCGACGCCGCCGGCATCCTGCCGCGGGCGGTCTACCTCTTTCCCGACGACGCCATTCAGGTCGAGGAGTTGCCCTTCTACGACCTGACCTCGCTCCTGGAGGACTTCGGGGAGGCGCGGGACCCGCAGGCGCGGCGGCAGGTGCTGGAGTTCGTTCGGGGACAGGCGGACAGCCGTCGGCAGACCATCCGCATGAGTCCGGACAATCCGGTGCGGCTCTCCGACGAGGAACTCGCCCGCCTGATCGGGTCGCCCGATGGACGCATCTTGGTGGAGCGGGAGGTGCGCGACCCCTACACCGAGATTCGCCGCCTGCACCGCTTTCTGGTGGTGCTGGGGCCACTGCAGCTCGATCCGGGCGCGCCCCCCAACCTCGCCATCGCCTATGTCGGGCAGCCGCTGGACCCGGCGCTGCGGACCCTCGCGCAGCTTCAGCGCGGGGTGCTCGCGCTGAGCCTGCTGGGATTGATCGCGGCGGCGGCGGGCGCCTACGTCCTGGCGGGCCGGGCGCTGCGGCCCCTGCGGCAGGTCCGGCAGGCCGCCGAGGGCATCGGCGGGCAGAATCTGGACGAGCGGGTGCCCGTGCCGCCCACCGGGGACGAGGTGCAAGCCCTCGCGCAGGCGCTGAACGCCATGCTGGGCCGCCTTCAGGCCAGCTTCGAGGCGCAGCGCCGCTTCACCTCGGACGCCAGCCACGAGTTGCGGACCCCCGTCACCGCGATCAGCGGGCACGCGGGCTACCTGCTGCGCCGCACCAACCCGACCGGGCAGCAGCGCGAGAGCCTGAACATCATCCGCTCCGAGTCCGAGCGCCTGACCAACCTGATCGCCAGCCTGCTGCAACTCGCCCGCTCGGACAGTGGGGCGCTGCCCCTGACCCGGCAGCCCATCCTCTCCACCCTGTTTCTGGGCGAGGTGGCCCGCGAACTCGCCCCCCTCGCGCAGGCGCAGGGCACCGAACTGCGCGCCACCGGCGAGGACGTGCCCTTCGAGGGCGACCCCGACCGCCTCAAGCAGGTGCTGATCAACCTCGTGGGCAACGCGCTCAAGGCGGGGGCCACCACCGTCACCCTGATCAGCGCCCCGCAGGAGGAAGGCCGCGAGGTGCGCCTGAGCGTGCAGGACGACGGCCCCGGCATTCCGCCCGAGCACCTTTCGCGCCTCTTCGACCGCTTCTACCGGGTCGAGGACAGCCGCAGCCGCGACGCGGGGGGTGCCGGGCTGGGCCTCAGCATCGCCAAGGGCATCGTGGACGCCCACGGCGGGCGCATCTGGCTGGAAAGCGAGGTCGGGAAGGGGACCGTGGCCCACGTACAGCTTCCGGTGGGGGACGTGCCCGAGCTGGAGGACGGGGACGTGCCGTGA
- a CDS encoding GNAT family N-acetyltransferase → MTTFPALTLTVSPFDPPTATPTQRLAVGQLLTDSHAFALPDDPPLKPELEALSLTHVSPGEAARHFAVWDGDRALAWGSLNYSLTQNLHAAHARLFVHPGARRQGLGRAVAGALREAAREEGRRLVTCGTTSQVPAGEAFARSLGAEPALPMRQSQLDLAGLDLEVLDRWTTRPEGDPYRLHLWTRVPEDFLARMVSMMEVMNTAPRGDLEVDDWQITPEMVRAWEGMIEEAGEVRPLLAAEDTRTGELMGYTETFWHPERAALVYQGATAVPPEARGQGLGKWLKAQMLRHVQAEFPGARWVRTNNAEENAAMLGINVALGFRPWASFTEWQVRLT, encoded by the coding sequence ATGACCACGTTCCCTGCCCTGACCCTGACCGTGTCCCCCTTCGACCCACCGACCGCGACCCCGACGCAGCGCCTGGCCGTGGGCCAGCTTCTCACCGACAGCCATGCCTTTGCCCTGCCGGACGACCCGCCCCTGAAGCCTGAACTGGAGGCCCTGAGCCTGACCCACGTCTCCCCCGGCGAGGCGGCGCGGCATTTCGCCGTGTGGGACGGCGACCGGGCGCTGGCCTGGGGCAGCCTGAACTACAGCCTGACCCAGAACCTGCACGCGGCGCACGCCCGGCTGTTCGTCCACCCGGGGGCCAGGCGACAGGGGCTGGGCCGCGCCGTGGCGGGGGCGCTGCGAGAAGCCGCCCGCGAGGAGGGTCGCCGCCTCGTGACCTGCGGGACGACCAGCCAGGTGCCCGCCGGGGAAGCCTTCGCCCGCTCCCTGGGGGCCGAACCCGCACTCCCCATGCGCCAGAGTCAGCTGGACCTCGCCGGGCTGGACCTCGAGGTGCTGGACCGCTGGACCACCCGCCCCGAGGGCGATCCCTACCGCCTGCACCTGTGGACCCGCGTGCCCGAGGACTTTCTGGCCCGCATGGTCAGCATGATGGAGGTGATGAACACCGCCCCGCGCGGCGACCTGGAGGTGGACGACTGGCAGATCACCCCCGAGATGGTCCGCGCCTGGGAGGGCATGATCGAGGAAGCCGGGGAGGTGCGCCCGCTGCTCGCCGCCGAGGACACCCGCACGGGCGAGCTGATGGGCTACACCGAGACCTTCTGGCACCCGGAGCGGGCGGCGCTGGTCTACCAGGGCGCGACCGCCGTGCCCCCGGAGGCGCGGGGCCAGGGGCTGGGCAAGTGGCTCAAGGCGCAGATGCTCCGGCACGTGCAGGCCGAGTTCCCCGGTGCCCGCTGGGTGCGGACGAACAACGCCGAGGAAAACGCCGCGATGCTGGGCATCAACGTGGCGCTGGGCTTCCGGCCCTGGGCCAGCTTCACCGAGTGGCAGGTGCGGCTGACCTGA
- a CDS encoding universal stress protein, whose translation MRFVVACDGSDPSLRALRRALPLAQAAGAALDLVHVIEEPPVSPFVQWAGLDADYVRELLEAQAARAREATLAVTRAAGMDAEFRVLRGRPVDELLNAAQDADLLVLGTHGYRGMDRMLLGSVAETLLRRAEVPLLVVP comes from the coding sequence ATGAGATTCGTCGTCGCCTGTGACGGGAGTGACCCCAGCCTGCGTGCCCTGCGCCGCGCCCTGCCGCTGGCGCAGGCGGCAGGTGCCGCGCTCGACCTCGTGCATGTGATCGAGGAACCGCCCGTCAGTCCCTTCGTGCAGTGGGCGGGCCTGGACGCCGACTACGTGCGCGAACTGCTCGAAGCGCAAGCGGCCCGCGCCCGCGAGGCCACCCTGGCCGTGACGCGGGCGGCGGGGATGGACGCCGAGTTCCGTGTCCTGCGCGGCCGCCCGGTCGACGAGCTGCTGAACGCGGCCCAGGACGCCGACCTGCTGGTGCTGGGCACCCACGGCTACCGGGGCATGGACCGCATGCTGCTGGGCAGCGTGGCCGAAACCCTGCTGCGCCGCGCCGAGGTGCCGCTGCTGGTGGTGCCGTAG
- a CDS encoding ketosteroid isomerase-related protein has product MTTSDQTPQAQTLDLVTRYYAAFNAGDAEGMLGLLTDDVQHDVNEGETQRGMEPFRTFLAKMDAHYRERAEGVVVMATPDGTRAAAEFVIHGEYLKTDPGLPEAAGQTYVLPVGAFFEVRGGKIARVTNYYNLADWTRQVNAGTEQA; this is encoded by the coding sequence ATGACCACCAGCGACCAGACCCCGCAGGCGCAGACCCTCGACCTCGTGACCCGCTACTACGCGGCCTTCAACGCGGGGGACGCCGAAGGCATGCTCGGCCTCCTCACGGACGACGTGCAGCACGATGTCAACGAGGGCGAGACGCAGCGCGGCATGGAGCCTTTTCGCACCTTTCTGGCGAAGATGGACGCCCACTACCGCGAGCGGGCCGAGGGGGTCGTGGTGATGGCAACCCCGGACGGCACCCGCGCGGCGGCCGAGTTCGTGATTCACGGCGAGTACCTCAAGACCGACCCCGGCCTTCCCGAGGCGGCGGGGCAGACCTACGTATTGCCCGTAGGCGCTTTTTTTGAGGTGCGCGGCGGCAAGATCGCCCGCGTGACGAACTATTACAATCTCGCGGACTGGACCCGGCAGGTGAACGCGGGGACGGAGCAGGCTTGA